A window of Pseudophryne corroboree isolate aPseCor3 chromosome 1, aPseCor3.hap2, whole genome shotgun sequence genomic DNA:
TGAAAAAACACATGAATTTATTTGTGCAGATTTATATTGACTATACATACTGTTTAATTGTTTTATAATGAACAAAAGAACTGACCCACCGAGATTATATGTAtggttttatattacattttagatAGTGAGATCTGCCATAGATGTCCTGATGAAGAGTGGCCGGATGAGAGAAAAGTGAGATGTGTACCCAAAATATATGACTTTCTGTCCTATGATAAGGACATTGTGGTGCAAATATCTGCAGTAACAGCTTCATCATTCTCTGCCATAACATTATTTGTATTAGGGAACTTTATTTATTACTGGAACACCCCAATTGTGAAAGCCAATAATCGGGCTGTAAGCTTCATTCTCCTAGTCTCCATCTTGCTgagcttcctctgtgtgttctTGTTCCTCGGCCGACCAGTGGATATAACCTGCAGACTCAGACAGACATCATTTGGGATCTTCTTCTCCACAGCAGTCTCTTCTGTATTAGCCAAGACTGTCACTGTCTTCATTGCTTTCAAAGCCACCAAACCTGGAAGCTCCTGGAGGAAGTGGGTAACACTCAAAGTATCTAAACATGTGGTCATTGTGTTCTCCTCTATCCAAGTTCTGATCTGTGGTATCTGGCTGACTGTTTCTTCTCCCTATCAGGAGTATGACCATCACTCCTATAAGGGAATGATCATCGttcagtgtaatgaggggtcagtTATTGGGTTATACTCTATGTTGAGTTACATAGGGATACTGGCATCTGTGAACTTtgttctggctttcatggtgagAACATTACCGGACAGCTTCAATGAGGCCAagtacatcaccttcagcatgctggtgctctgcagtgtctggattgcaatgatcccagcctatctgagcaccaaagggaaaTACATGGTGGCTGTGGAGATATTCGCCATACTGACCTCATGTGCTGGTGTTCTGggctgtatatttttcccaaaGCTTTATATTCTGCTTATAAAACCTGAATTTAACTCTAGAAAAACAATACTGGGGAAAAACAGTACATAAACCATTAGATACTGTACTTGAACATGATATTATGCAAAACCTGTTGTTTTCCTTAAACATTGCTTAATTAATAAGACCTGCATCAAAATTGCTTTATGTAAATAAGTATAGGAAGATCTGATTTTAGTGACATGGAcaaaggaaaatatatatatatatatatatatatatatatctctatatctatctatgtgtgtgtgtgtgtgtgtgtgtgtgtgtgtgtgtgtgtgtgtgtgtgtgtgtgtgtgtgtgtgtgtgtgtgaaagacaGCGCCCATAGTGCAAGTCAATTATTTTATTCACTTAAAAACAGTTATTTTAAAACACCACAAGAGAGATTGCAGCCTCTTTATACTGACAAAGTGATTACACAAAACACATAGGGTCTTTGCCTATCCAATGTTGTGTATGCCCAGAATATTGTCATGGTGGTAGTGAGCAGTGTCCGGACGGACCCTATGGTGACCAGTGGATAAAGTTTATTGTCCTAATTTCGTTCCCTGGTGAAGTTTTCCAGTATTGCCGTGGCTTTCTGTTTTACATCCTGTGGTATCCAGCCTACAGCAATATGATATTTGGTACGAGGCTGCAATTTGTATTGTGGTGCTTTAAAAtaacttttttaaaataaaaaaaaaatgatttgcaCTATGGGCGCCCTCTTTTTATCCATTATGTCCAGATATATTTATTTCCTTGGGTCCACAAATTATAAGAAaaacaaagggatt
This region includes:
- the LOC135052593 gene encoding vomeronasal type-2 receptor 26-like, yielding MVLYYILDSEICHRCPDEEWPDERKVRCVPKIYDFLSYDKDIVVQISAVTASSFSAITLFVLGNFIYYWNTPIVKANNRAVSFILLVSILLSFLCVFLFLGRPVDITCRLRQTSFGIFFSTAVSSVLAKTVTVFIAFKATKPGSSWRKWVTLKVSKHVVIVFSSIQVLICGIWLTVSSPYQEYDHHSYKGMIIVQCNEGSVIGLYSMLSYIGILASVNFVLAFMVRTLPDSFNEAKYITFSMLVLCSVWIAMIPAYLSTKGKYMVAVEIFAILTSCAGVLGCIFFPKLYILLIKPEFNSRKTILGKNST